Part of the Triticum urartu cultivar G1812 chromosome 2, Tu2.1, whole genome shotgun sequence genome, AAACTAACCTGTACATATCCAGCAAAAATATCTAGTCCGAGCTAGGCCAATGAGCTCAGAAATTTTGTACTATGTGGCCACCAATTATGGACAAGCCGTATTTTACTGCCTACTAGGGTTGTTGCGTGTGTGGAATTTTATTCCGGTGAACGTCATGCTTGTCCCCTTTTCTCCAACATACTTATATGTCCATTTAATATACGGATGGAAGGATTACTCCTACCTTGCCTTGAGTACTTCCTCCGTCGAGGTGTGTAACTCATCTTACGTTGTGCATCACggccaaggcggagaggaaaacgagaaaatttaatgtctttttgctaattaatagcattgcatgtaATGAACTAACCATTACATgttatgtttggtagtctcaagtcattaaaagcatgcacgaCCCACATATCTTATTGATTGATATGCCACAAAACAAGAAACGAGAAGGGAATTAATGTATgatgcctaagtgttttgggattatttggtttttatagaatgacttacacacctagacggaagGAGTAGCTAAGAAGAGAGTCCCATCAGGTTGGTTCAGAAGTCAAAATCCAGAAAATCTTAACTGCCCAGACAAGGTCCGATTCCATCAGAGATTTATTTATCCAATCCAAGCCATGGAACAAGACAATACTGAGAGGCAACCCAGAGGAAGCATGCCAACGGTCACCACTACACTTTTTCTTTTTTCAGGGAATAGGTCACGGGTACTCACAATCTACAGTATGGTGCGATACAGTGAGGCGCCAAGCTTGGAACCCGTGGGAAATCCATTACTACTCCAAGTCACATAATAACAGCTAAAGTGCTAAATTCAACATGTGCATCTACCTTCTTTATTTTGCTGGTGATGCAACAGAAGCTCCAGTTCATCTTATACGATAACTAAAGAGTACATTGCGTTGCCTTTTTCGCGGCCTGCGTGAGCGACAACGTTTCTTAAGCATGTCGGCATTGGCCGTCGGGTGAATCTACGGTCTTTGCTGTCACGACCCAAAAACCTCCTTGTTGCAAACGGGGCATACCTGTCAACGCAGCACAACGAATTGAACTAGGCTGGTCAGACGCCAAACATCTTAAGAGACAATACAGTAAACGAAAACGGTCATACTACCAACAACAAGCAATACAAGACATCCCCTCCCCTATCATGAACAATTAGGTGAGCTGTTTCTTCCAGCACCATCATTTGTTCTAAACTATATCTACGAGATTTCTAGCCGTAACTTCCCTTCCTATCGGGACGAAAAATAAACCGCACTTGACATACATTGATACATATCAGGAAGTACACAAAGGGTTCTGAGCTAACGCCTGACTGAATTTAACAATAAACAAAGATCCAAGAAACAAATACATGGCAAGTAGCAATCTGCGCACACTCACAGAAAACTACAACAATCCCTAGAAGTTCCTGTGGAAGCAATACTCATCAATGACAAAAGCTGCGAATGCAAGGTAGCTTACCTTATTGATCTTCAACCATTTGGCAACACAAGTTCGATGGTACTGATGCTGACAGGGCAATGTAGTCAGCTTATCGCGGTTCTTGTAAGCCATACAGCATATCACACATCTGTTTGTTTAAACATTAACAGAAGAGGATATTTATATAGTTTGCTACTTAAAATATGGATTGATATGAGCATTTACAGCATACATAGAAAATAGTACTCCACCTTAGGAACATCACATGCTGGCACAATGTCATATGATGAACCTTAAGATTATAAAGATACTACTCAATAGATTAATCAGTGAAGCAGGTTCTTGGGGTAAAATGGCGAGTGGCTTGTGCATAGCTGTCCATGACAATTATGCACAAATTTATATCACATGTTCAACAAAAAAGTGACGGTTTGAGGACATACTCATCATGTTTTTCCTTTCTCGAGAATATCCCAATTTTGTATGTTGAAGACTTAAGGAGAGCTATCACATCTTCTGGCAACCCTTTACTTTCAGTCCCAATAGTTTCCCCTAATTGTTGTAGTTCCTGTAATACAAAAGTGATTCAAAAATTGAAGAGGTATAGCATGTAGTATCCCATTTTTATGTATATAGAACATAGCTTAATAGATGTCGAAACAAACGGATGTGTATTTTATTTTTTCATACTACTTACTATAAACAAGATAATATCTATACACTTGTTATCCACGATTCACATCAAAGACTACAAGAGTCCTTTCAGAGATAATATATCAGGGAACCAAAAATTTAACTGGTAGTGGGGCACAACCCTTGATGGAACATTAGGGAATATACTGGCCACACAAAGCACTTGATGCTACACACCTCATAAGTCATATTATCAGGATCAACTCCATCCTCCGTTAATACCTACAGTGGCAAGATAGAGGAAAGCACATATTAAATAAAATATAACTAGCAGGTGCGGCACAATATTTGCGTCGCTAAATTTTCAATATGGTGTTAATACTCTTTCACGCCTTAATTTTCACGGTCTTCAGCACACAACATTGATGATCATATTTCATATGAATGCACATTATAAAACTGTAAGTGTAGTATTATGAAAGAAGATCTGCGCAAAATGATACTCCTTCCTTCCATTTTATGCAAGGCCAATTAATCTTTTCTCAAGTTAAAATTATTCAAATTTGACCAAGATTGTAGGAAAAATACATCCGCATCTACAGCACCCAATGAATATATTACGAAAACATACTTCATAATAGATATGGTGATATTGATTTGGCATTGTAGATGCTGATATTTTTCTATGAACTTATCAAACTTAAACAGGTCTGATTTGAGACAAGACTAGTTGGCCATGTATACATGGAAGGAGGTAGTATTTTTACTTGACTAATGTAAATATTATTTTTTATGTATACCCAGAGTTAGAAATTTTTTACTGCATGTATTCTAGGATGTCATCTGTGTAAGAACGAAGCGTGTTGAGGGTCGTAGGTATTGTTTGTTCCTTAgttgtattttatttttattccacATTTTAGTTTTACGTTGAATTCACAGATAAATCAGATAAATATAACTATTTTACTTTTTGTTCCAGACTTTATGCGTAGATAGATCTATGTTTTTCTCCACTAATAAAGGTGTACAGCTAAAGTAAACTAATGCAAATTTGAAAATTGCCACCACGTCTGTCTTGCCGAGCCAGAGGCCACACAAATATGATATACCTTAGTCATGATCCGTGTGAAGCATATACAAAGCAAAAAGATTTCCCATTTGATTATTTCATGACATCAGCCAATACAACTCCGATACGATCTGAATACTTCTGGCCAAGTCGGACATTAGCTTTAGTGTTTGGATGCGAACACATGTACGCATGTAGCTTTGATGTCAGATTTTAAATCTCCTCCGTTATAATTAGGACCCACCATATATTAACTAACCAATAATTTAGCCTATGTGGAATAACAAGGTGGCTTTATCTTCATTGTTTTAGTTATATAATAGATTATTTGAAGCAAATCTGTAGAATCAAAGCTGTCGAAAGTAAATACCTGAGAAGATCTGCTAACAGAAGTATTGCCATTGTTGGATGTTGAAGAACTTACAGGCTTTCTTCCTAAACAGGTgttttaacaacatttaaaaGTCGTACCATATTGagttgcaagatatagaagagtACCAGCAGACAACTAATCACCTTCTTTTCTCTTCTTGTCATCTATCGTTGCCCTAGCAATTTGGTCCTCCATCGCCTGCAAGTCTCTAGCTAAAGCTTCATCGACAGCTAGCTGTGACTCATAATTTGCGCCTCTTGTTAATCTTCGCCCACTCGATTTTCGTGGATGGCCACAACTAGAACTAGGATCTGAATGAGTCCTAGATGAACCACTTCCATCATTTCCTTGGATTAATTGATACACTATTTCCTGAACAGAGTGTGACAATAGGCAAATTAATGAGAATTTTCTGTCATATTTTGTACTACACTGTTTGTGCTACAAacaagaaaaacatatcaattccGCCTAAACACTTCAAATGAAGATTCCACATATTTGGTCATTTGGTGAACCAATGACCCATTTGGATCTGGCGACAAGCAATTAGCTTGTAATTTTGCAATGTAAATGTCATGAAAAGCTTTGGCCCTTGGATCGTAAATGCCATGAAAGATGAATCATTTTTATGGTGTGTGATTTAAGATAACTACCTAAGTACCAATATGATCCACTAGAAATGGTCTACATCATATTACTAGACCTGGTCAAGCTTGACATAAAACAATGAACAGCTTTGGCCCTTGGATAGAAAAACATTTGGCTGAGATTACTATGCACAAGACAACAGAAAACTGCAGCATCATACCCTCCCCAACGGACAAATGTCTAGGATAGAATAACTGACTGAGGTTTCTAATGCAAACTAACAGGAGCAACGACAACAACACGCAAGCCAGGACATGATGGACACAGCCAAATAAGATATGAACAGGGAACGGCACGAAACCTGATCTTGAAGAACTTGTGCAAGATCAACATCATCTTCAAAGAAGCATCCCCCGAAATTCTCTTCAATTGCATATGGTAAAGGGGTGTCCATATAGTACACAACCGCTTCCTTCTTCCCTGTTGTATCGTGTAGCACCTCCATGCTCATGAGAACCTGACAAAGGGAACAGGTAGAACATTGCCGGATCATGCTAGATTTGCGCAAGCAGAGAACGCTGCTAGTCATACTATACCCACTTAGTGTTGCATCTTACTGTCAGA contains:
- the LOC125539289 gene encoding E3 ubiquitin ligase BIG BROTHER-related-like isoform X2 encodes the protein MSMEVLHDTTGKKEAVVYYMDTPLPYAIEENFGGCFFEDDVDLAQVLQDQEIVYQLIQGNDGSGSSRTHSDPSSSCGHPRKSSGRRLTRGANYESQLAVDEALARDLQAMEDQIARATIDDKKRKEGRKPVSSSTSNNGNTSVSRSSQVLTEDGVDPDNMTYEELQQLGETIGTESKGLPEDVIALLKSSTYKIGIFSRKEKHDECVICCMAYKNRDKLTTLPCQHQYHRTCVAKWLKINKVCPVCNKEVFGS
- the LOC125539289 gene encoding E3 ubiquitin ligase BIG BROTHER-related-like isoform X1, which gives rise to MSMEVLHDTTGKKEAVVYYMDTPLPYAIEENFGGCFFEDDVDLAQVLQDQEIVYQLIQGNDGSGSSRTHSDPSSSCGHPRKSSGRRLTRGANYESQLAVDEALARDLQAMEDQIARATIDDKKRKEDTCLGRKPVSSSTSNNGNTSVSRSSQVLTEDGVDPDNMTYEELQQLGETIGTESKGLPEDVIALLKSSTYKIGIFSRKEKHDECVICCMAYKNRDKLTTLPCQHQYHRTCVAKWLKINKVCPVCNKEVFGS